The following proteins are co-located in the Bacteroidales bacterium genome:
- a CDS encoding uroporphyrinogen decarboxylase — translation MKNSYWNDLTAMIDGKKLTYQPVGFIIDSPWIPGWYGTSNIDFYASDEIWLKSNLKAINTFPDVWFLPSFWSEYGMCTEPSAFGSRMVFLEKNLPHAERILSGIEAVELLPQPNVRTDGLLPFMISRLRNNQEAINKADHQIRFAVARGPLNIASFLMGTTEFMMALAMDPEGSHRLLKKITDFICDWVAWQKESFPSIDGVLILDDIIGFVGEVEFEEFVLPYFSRIFESANVKVRFLHNDAEGLITARYLKKMGVNMFNFSFNHSMGEIRELAGPEVVLLGNIPPRDVLAAGTPEQVDAAVAKAFGEIKNHDRIIWSVGGGMPPDVQNVNIEAFINAVKKYSK, via the coding sequence ATGAAAAATTCTTACTGGAATGATCTTACAGCAATGATCGATGGGAAGAAACTGACCTATCAGCCTGTTGGATTCATTATTGACAGTCCATGGATTCCGGGATGGTATGGTACATCCAACATCGACTTCTATGCATCAGATGAGATCTGGTTAAAATCAAACCTGAAAGCAATTAATACATTTCCCGATGTCTGGTTCCTTCCGTCATTCTGGTCGGAGTATGGAATGTGCACCGAGCCCTCTGCGTTCGGTTCACGGATGGTTTTTCTTGAAAAAAATCTTCCTCATGCTGAAAGAATTCTTTCTGGTATTGAGGCTGTTGAGTTATTACCTCAGCCAAATGTGAGAACTGATGGTCTTTTACCTTTTATGATCAGCAGGTTAAGAAATAACCAGGAAGCAATAAATAAAGCAGATCATCAGATAAGGTTTGCTGTTGCCAGAGGACCATTGAACATAGCAAGTTTCCTGATGGGGACTACTGAGTTTATGATGGCTCTCGCAATGGATCCGGAAGGATCGCACAGGCTCCTTAAGAAGATTACGGATTTTATCTGCGACTGGGTGGCATGGCAGAAAGAGAGCTTCCCTTCGATTGATGGAGTACTTATTCTTGATGATATTATCGGTTTCGTTGGTGAAGTTGAATTTGAAGAATTTGTTCTTCCTTATTTTAGCCGTATATTCGAAAGTGCTAACGTTAAGGTAAGGTTTCTCCATAACGATGCTGAAGGTTTAATTACAGCACGATACCTCAAAAAGATGGGTGTAAATATGTTCAACTTCTCCTTTAATCATTCCATGGGTGAGATCCGCGAACTCGCCGGACCAGAAGTTGTCTTGTTGGGAAATATTCCTCCCAGAGATGTTCTTGCGGCAGGCACGCCTGAACAGGTTGATGCTGCTGTGGCAAAAGCATTCGGAGAAATAAAAAATCACGATCGAATAATCTGGTCAGT
- the gcvP gene encoding aminomethyl-transferring glycine dehydrogenase has product MSSDKFVNRHNGPRDNELPKMLNTIGVSSLDQLISKTVPASLMLKTPLSLPEAMSEFEYLNHIKSIGKKNKMFRSFIGQGYYGVAPLSVIIRNVLENPAWYTSYTPYQAEISQGRLEALLNFQTMIIQLTGMEIANASLLDESTAAAEAMIMMFNARSRAAVKAGANKFFIDDDVFPQTLDVIKTRSMPLGIELITGKYTEVTFSESFFGAFVQYPAASGQVRDYKSFTDMAHSSGTLVGVAADLISLALLVPPGEWGADIVVGSSQRMGLPMSFGGPHAGYFATKDELKRSMPGRIIGVSVDAQGNSALRMALQTREQHIKRERATSNICTAQALLATMSGMYAQYHGPEGLKNIATHIQKSACTISCSLTGLGFKQVNSEFFDTVRIDLGQNISADSIRKMAEEAEMNFYYPDDHTVQISTDEVTTFKEISAITEIFAKAAGKHTGKVTAYGNCTCLDNKFYRKSEFLKEGTYNRYHSETEMMRYIKMLERKDFSLTHSMISLGSCTMKLNPASSMFAMSWPEFGNIHPFVPKDQAEGYYQIMDELGEALKEITGFSAISFQPNSGAAGEYAGLMVIREYHLTHGEAHRNIALIPSSAHGTNPASAAMAGMQVVVVECDEKGNISVDDLRKKAEENKANLACFMITYPSTHGVFESAVKEMTDIVHSNGGLVYMDGANMNAQVGLTNPGSIGADVCHLNLHKTFAIPHGGGGPGMGPILVNNKLAEFLPSHPLVKTGGSYGTTAVAGAPFGSGQVLTISHAYVMMMGSYGLTLATKYAILNANYIAASLKGYFKTLYTGTEGFVAHEMILDCRNFKTEAGITEGDIAKRLMDYGFHAPTLSFPVHGTLMVEPTESESLQELDKFISALKSIWNEIQEVKEGKADKEDNVLHNAPHTVKVLTADEWKHSYDRQKAAFPLKWVIENKFWPSVGRIDDGYGDRNLVCTCAPIDSYRNS; this is encoded by the coding sequence ATGTCATCAGATAAATTTGTCAACAGGCATAACGGTCCAAGAGATAATGAGCTGCCCAAAATGTTAAATACAATAGGCGTAAGCTCACTTGATCAGCTGATCAGCAAAACAGTACCAGCTTCATTGATGCTTAAAACGCCTCTCAGCCTGCCCGAGGCAATGAGCGAATTTGAATATCTTAATCATATAAAAAGTATAGGGAAAAAGAACAAGATGTTCAGATCATTTATCGGACAGGGATATTATGGTGTAGCTCCCTTATCGGTAATCATCCGGAATGTTCTTGAAAACCCCGCATGGTATACTTCATATACTCCCTACCAGGCAGAAATCTCGCAGGGACGGCTTGAAGCGTTGCTTAATTTTCAGACTATGATCATCCAGCTTACAGGTATGGAGATCGCAAATGCCTCATTGCTTGACGAATCGACAGCTGCTGCTGAAGCAATGATTATGATGTTTAATGCCAGGTCGAGGGCGGCTGTCAAAGCAGGTGCAAATAAGTTTTTTATCGACGATGATGTTTTCCCGCAGACACTTGATGTAATAAAAACACGTTCTATGCCTTTGGGTATAGAACTTATTACAGGAAAATATACTGAGGTCACATTCAGTGAATCATTTTTCGGAGCATTTGTTCAGTACCCTGCTGCTTCGGGTCAGGTGAGGGATTACAAATCATTTACGGATATGGCACACTCTTCCGGAACTCTGGTTGGTGTTGCCGCTGATCTGATAAGCCTGGCATTGCTGGTACCGCCCGGTGAGTGGGGTGCAGATATTGTTGTTGGTTCAAGTCAGAGAATGGGACTTCCGATGAGTTTTGGCGGTCCTCATGCAGGCTATTTTGCTACAAAGGATGAGCTTAAAAGAAGCATGCCGGGAAGGATTATCGGAGTTTCTGTAGATGCCCAGGGAAACAGTGCTCTGAGGATGGCATTACAGACCAGGGAACAGCATATAAAACGTGAAAGGGCTACATCAAATATATGTACTGCTCAGGCTCTTCTTGCAACTATGTCGGGCATGTATGCACAATATCATGGTCCTGAAGGATTGAAAAACATTGCAACACATATTCAGAAGTCAGCCTGCACTATCAGCTGTTCTCTGACCGGCCTTGGCTTTAAGCAGGTTAATTCTGAGTTTTTCGATACTGTCAGAATTGATCTGGGACAAAACATTTCAGCAGATAGTATCAGAAAAATGGCCGAAGAGGCAGAAATGAATTTTTACTATCCTGATGATCATACGGTTCAGATCAGCACTGATGAAGTAACTACATTTAAAGAGATAAGTGCTATTACTGAGATCTTTGCAAAAGCTGCTGGTAAGCATACCGGCAAAGTTACTGCTTATGGTAACTGTACCTGTCTGGATAATAAGTTTTACAGGAAATCTGAGTTTCTGAAAGAGGGTACTTACAACAGGTATCATAGTGAAACAGAGATGATGAGATATATCAAAATGCTTGAAAGAAAAGATTTTTCTCTCACTCATAGCATGATCTCACTGGGTTCCTGTACAATGAAGCTTAATCCTGCCAGTTCAATGTTTGCAATGAGCTGGCCTGAATTCGGAAATATTCATCCTTTTGTCCCTAAGGATCAGGCAGAAGGATATTATCAGATCATGGATGAGCTTGGTGAGGCACTGAAAGAGATTACCGGTTTTTCAGCAATTTCATTCCAGCCAAATTCAGGAGCCGCAGGGGAGTATGCCGGATTAATGGTTATCAGGGAATATCACCTGACACACGGCGAAGCACACAGGAATATTGCTCTTATACCCTCTTCAGCACATGGCACCAATCCTGCCAGTGCAGCAATGGCCGGCATGCAGGTTGTTGTAGTGGAATGTGATGAAAAAGGAAATATCAGTGTTGATGATCTCCGGAAAAAAGCTGAAGAGAACAAAGCTAATCTGGCTTGTTTCATGATAACTTATCCCTCAACACATGGCGTATTTGAGTCTGCTGTCAAAGAGATGACAGACATAGTTCATTCCAACGGCGGACTGGTTTATATGGATGGTGCCAACATGAATGCACAGGTGGGACTCACCAATCCGGGTTCAATTGGCGCTGATGTCTGCCACCTGAACCTTCATAAAACATTCGCCATTCCTCATGGCGGCGGAGGACCGGGTATGGGCCCGATTCTTGTAAACAATAAGCTTGCTGAGTTTCTTCCATCGCACCCTCTGGTTAAGACAGGAGGCAGTTATGGAACAACTGCTGTTGCAGGAGCGCCATTTGGAAGCGGACAAGTTCTTACAATATCACACGCCTACGTAATGATGATGGGTTCATACGGTTTAACACTTGCAACCAAATATGCCATCCTGAACGCAAACTATATAGCTGCTTCTCTGAAAGGATACTTCAAAACACTTTATACCGGAACTGAAGGATTTGTTGCTCACGAAATGATACTCGATTGCCGTAACTTCAAGACTGAAGCAGGAATAACTGAAGGCGATATTGCAAAGCGGCTTATGGACTATGGATTCCATGCTCCAACTCTTTCATTTCCTGTTCATGGAACTCTTATGGTTGAACCTACTGAGTCTGAGTCGCTTCAGGAACTTGATAAATTTATCAGTGCTCTGAAATCAATCTGGAATGAGATTCAGGAAGTAAAAGAGGGAAAAGCCGACAAAGAGGATAATGTTCTTCATAATGCTCCGCATACTGTGAAAGTATTAACAGCAGATGAATGGAAACATTCTTATGACAGGCAGAAAGCTGCATTCCCGCTGAAATGGGTGATTGAGAATAAGTTCTGGCCTTCGGTGGGCAGGATTGATGATGGGTATGGCGACCGTAACCTTGTTTGTACATGTGCTCCAATTGATTCATACAGAAACTCATGA
- a CDS encoding MBL fold metallo-hydrolase produces MEIYRFVFNPIDENTYILADKSGDCAVIDCGCYDREESDQLERFLAEKKLNPVLLLNTHCHLDHIFGNKFMLDRYNLRTLSGEADEPNRKNAAQHAMLFGLSMEIPPEPGGYLSDNQIITFGDTTLVALHVPGHAPGSFAFYSEENGCVFTGDALFAGSIGRSDLPGGDHETLIKSIRNKLFVLPPSTVVYAGHGSESTIEREVKTNPYFS; encoded by the coding sequence ATGGAGATATACCGGTTTGTATTTAATCCGATTGATGAAAACACTTATATTTTAGCTGACAAGTCAGGCGATTGTGCTGTTATTGACTGTGGTTGTTATGACAGGGAGGAGTCTGATCAGCTTGAAAGATTCCTTGCAGAGAAAAAACTAAATCCGGTATTGCTTCTTAATACGCATTGTCATCTCGATCATATTTTCGGCAATAAATTTATGCTCGACAGATATAATCTTAGGACTCTGTCGGGAGAGGCCGATGAACCAAACAGAAAAAACGCAGCCCAGCACGCAATGCTCTTCGGCCTTTCTATGGAAATCCCTCCTGAGCCCGGAGGATATTTGTCAGATAACCAGATTATTACCTTTGGAGATACTACCCTTGTTGCTCTCCATGTTCCTGGTCATGCGCCGGGTAGTTTCGCTTTCTACAGCGAAGAAAACGGATGTGTCTTTACAGGGGATGCTCTGTTTGCAGGCAGCATAGGCAGAAGCGATCTGCCGGGAGGTGATCATGAGACATTGATAAAAAGTATCAGGAACAAATTATTTGTTTTGCCTCCATCAACTGTTGTATACGCAGGACACGGTTCTGAATCAACTATCGAACGTGAGGTCAAAACCAATCCCTATTTTTCCTAA
- a CDS encoding protein-L-isoaspartate(D-aspartate) O-methyltransferase, which translates to MTDSFEAKGKRKKLVAELRQKGITDEDVLRAIDTVPRHLFMDPAFLVHAYTDKAFPISSGQTISQPYTVAVQSSLLRVKKRDKILEIGTGSGYQAAVLVEMGAKVYTIERFRELFLKAQSILAPLGYSIDFFYGDGYEGKPQYGPFDGIIITAAAPEIPDVLLKQLKIGGRLVIPVGGKGSQVMKVVERTGEDSFDYSDHGYFVFVPMLKGTVNGK; encoded by the coding sequence ATGACAGATTCATTCGAAGCAAAAGGAAAACGCAAAAAACTTGTAGCTGAATTACGTCAGAAGGGAATCACTGATGAAGATGTGCTCCGGGCTATAGATACTGTTCCAAGGCATCTTTTTATGGATCCGGCCTTTCTGGTTCATGCATATACTGATAAGGCTTTCCCGATATCATCTGGACAAACTATTTCACAGCCTTATACTGTAGCTGTTCAGTCATCACTGCTAAGGGTGAAGAAAAGGGATAAGATCCTTGAAATTGGAACAGGATCGGGTTACCAGGCAGCTGTTCTGGTAGAGATGGGGGCTAAAGTATATACAATTGAACGTTTCAGGGAATTGTTTCTCAAGGCCCAGTCGATATTAGCCCCTCTTGGTTATTCAATTGATTTCTTTTACGGCGACGGCTACGAAGGTAAACCTCAATATGGTCCTTTCGATGGTATCATCATAACTGCAGCAGCACCCGAAATACCTGATGTTCTGCTTAAGCAGCTTAAGATCGGTGGCAGACTTGTGATCCCTGTAGGTGGGAAGGGTTCTCAGGTGATGAAGGTTGTCGAACGAACAGGAGAAGATAGTTTTGACTACTCAGATCATGGTTATTTTGTTTTTGTACCTATGCTGAAAGGTACTGTGAATGGGAAATGA
- a CDS encoding sugar transferase — MILERKAPYYIIKTILDYSFSLFCLIILIPVILILTIAILAFGKGPVIYTQNRIGKGGMPFKLYKFRSMHNGTEDGVPLINGKNDKRITSLGRFMRKHKLDEIPNFVNVLKGDMSIVGIRPEQQFFIDQLISRNPDYKLLQGIKPGITSWGQVRYGYAENVDQMLKRLEYDLHYFRHRSLWFDMKVAFYTIGIIIRGEGV; from the coding sequence ATGATTTTAGAAAGGAAAGCTCCCTACTATATTATAAAAACGATACTTGATTATTCGTTCAGTTTATTCTGTCTGATCATCCTTATACCTGTTATCCTGATACTTACAATAGCTATACTGGCTTTCGGTAAGGGACCTGTAATATATACCCAGAACAGGATCGGAAAAGGAGGCATGCCCTTTAAACTTTATAAGTTCAGATCGATGCACAATGGGACAGAGGATGGAGTACCACTTATAAATGGAAAGAATGATAAAAGGATAACTTCTTTGGGAAGGTTTATGAGAAAGCATAAACTTGATGAAATCCCGAATTTTGTTAATGTGCTGAAAGGTGATATGTCCATTGTCGGCATCAGACCTGAGCAGCAATTCTTTATCGATCAGTTAATATCAAGAAATCCTGACTACAAACTACTTCAGGGAATAAAGCCCGGAATTACATCCTGGGGACAAGTCAGATATGGTTATGCTGAAAATGTTGACCAGATGCTGAAACGTCTAGAATATGACCTCCATTATTTTCGTCACCGTTCGTTATGGTTCGACATGAAAGTAGCATTCTATACAATTGGAATTATAATACGGGGAGAAGGGGTATAA
- a CDS encoding DUF4294 domain-containing protein — MKLIFSILAILFLITDISGQKDTSKSKTDTIPTRAYLIQNVKRDGVTMPEIEIKEVTVVARPRSARRSDYRRYERLILNIKRVYPYALMVRRKLDQVNEAMKKIPDEKSRKTYMRDVEKDVFAEYEDDMRTMTMTQGRLLIKLIDRETQNTSYDLIKDYRGKLTAAFWQGIARIFGTNLKEEYDAYGEDALIELIITEIDAGRL; from the coding sequence GTGAAACTGATATTTTCAATATTAGCAATCTTATTTCTCATAACCGATATATCAGGGCAAAAAGATACTTCAAAATCTAAAACTGATACTATCCCCACCCGTGCTTATCTTATTCAGAATGTTAAGCGTGATGGTGTAACAATGCCAGAGATTGAGATAAAGGAAGTTACAGTTGTTGCACGTCCAAGGAGTGCCAGGAGAAGCGATTACCGCAGATATGAAAGACTGATTCTCAATATTAAAAGAGTCTACCCTTATGCATTAATGGTAAGAAGAAAGCTTGATCAGGTAAATGAAGCTATGAAAAAAATACCTGATGAAAAGTCACGAAAGACTTATATGCGAGATGTTGAAAAAGATGTTTTTGCTGAGTATGAAGATGACATGAGGACGATGACAATGACCCAGGGACGACTTCTGATAAAACTTATCGACAGGGAGACCCAGAATACTTCATATGATCTGATTAAAGATTACAGAGGTAAGCTTACAGCCGCATTCTGGCAGGGTATAGCTCGTATTTTCGGAACAAATCTTAAGGAAGAGTACGATGCATATGGTGAAGACGCCCTTATTGAATTAATTATTACAGAAATAGATGCAGGCAGATTGTAG
- a CDS encoding DUF3267 domain-containing protein yields MYQNMAFSVEDLDDQTKFRPILVVPYNELITFIFEYLKKTTPLMIFFWSANLLFLCLSLKIRINISGAFPGMSILLHSIIGLIILPILCIPIHEVLHIIPYYLSGGRNIRIGMDLKQYLFYVTAHRYVASPVQFKIVAIIPFILISIITVLMILLLPGLWKWSLSLFLFAHTTMCAGDFSLLNFYYLNREKKIYTWDDADLKIAYFYEKV; encoded by the coding sequence ATGTATCAAAATATGGCATTCAGTGTGGAAGATCTTGATGATCAGACAAAATTCAGGCCAATTTTAGTTGTACCTTATAACGAACTTATAACATTTATTTTTGAGTATCTGAAGAAGACGACCCCGTTAATGATTTTTTTCTGGTCAGCTAATCTGCTCTTTCTGTGTTTGTCGCTGAAAATCAGAATAAATATCTCGGGAGCATTTCCGGGAATGAGTATTCTTCTTCATTCAATTATTGGGCTGATAATATTACCGATATTATGTATCCCGATCCATGAAGTATTACACATTATACCATACTATTTATCAGGTGGAAGAAATATTAGGATAGGTATGGATCTGAAGCAATACCTGTTCTATGTTACCGCACACAGGTATGTTGCATCTCCTGTTCAGTTTAAAATTGTGGCAATTATTCCCTTCATTTTAATTAGTATCATAACAGTTTTAATGATACTGCTGCTTCCCGGCTTATGGAAATGGAGTCTTTCACTATTTCTGTTTGCCCATACTACTATGTGCGCCGGCGACTTCTCTCTTCTGAATTTTTACTATCTGAATCGTGAAAAAAAGATCTATACCTGGGATGATGCCGATCTTAAAATAGCTTATTTTTATGAAAAAGTATGA
- a CDS encoding serine hydrolase yields the protein MKKNLTLVVLLVFATCSGLRSQVSKQDLVKIDETVKKAFEVFKPTGLAVAVVKDSAILYHNALGFSDAGLKRPVSTTSLFNIASCSKAFTAACIGILVDEGKVKWTDKVTDYFPEFRLADDYITRQLTIEDLLCHRSGLGTFFGDLLWYNTGYTDEEVMIRMRNEPITRRFGIEFGYQNIMFMIAGDIIEKVTGQTWSEFVDSRIYTPLGMVQTKPSNDEITKDQDIAFGHINNKVLDIYDFNAAKSAAAMYSSVDEMSLWTMMMLNSGKYKGKQIISTGSLTRILEPHTILGASASQKKHGINFYTYGLGWFIYDYNGKKIAEHDGGMPGYISKVTLIPEQKISIIILNNGNDFYINSALIGDLMDILVKGKEFDWIGEYTAIKTRSDSYEETSNRKRIESRVAGTKPSLDQAGYIGIFRDKSYGDAEIKIDGGKLILTFLPSKTVFTGELEHWHYDTFKVVFKDEYLTFGLITFSFDSEGKVTGFKIDLPSGDFHFWNLDFRKV from the coding sequence ATGAAAAAAAACTTGACTTTGGTAGTCCTGTTAGTATTTGCAACTTGTTCGGGCTTAAGATCACAGGTTTCAAAACAGGATCTGGTAAAGATAGATGAAACAGTTAAGAAAGCATTTGAAGTCTTCAAACCAACCGGACTTGCTGTTGCTGTAGTTAAGGATTCAGCAATATTATATCATAATGCACTGGGCTTTTCTGATGCCGGACTTAAGAGGCCGGTAAGTACAACATCCTTATTTAATATCGCTTCATGTTCCAAAGCATTCACTGCGGCATGCATAGGCATCCTTGTTGATGAAGGCAAGGTAAAATGGACCGACAAGGTAACTGACTATTTCCCTGAATTCAGACTTGCAGATGATTATATTACACGGCAGCTGACTATCGAGGATCTTCTCTGCCACAGGTCAGGATTGGGTACTTTCTTCGGTGATCTGCTCTGGTATAATACCGGTTACACCGATGAAGAGGTGATGATTAGGATGCGTAATGAACCTATTACAAGAAGATTTGGCATTGAATTCGGTTATCAGAACATAATGTTTATGATTGCCGGGGATATAATAGAAAAAGTAACTGGTCAAACATGGTCTGAGTTTGTTGATTCAAGGATTTATACCCCACTGGGTATGGTTCAGACAAAACCATCAAACGATGAGATTACTAAAGATCAGGACATTGCATTCGGGCATATCAACAATAAAGTTCTTGATATTTACGACTTTAATGCCGCAAAATCTGCCGCAGCAATGTATTCAAGTGTAGATGAAATGAGCCTCTGGACAATGATGATGCTGAATTCAGGCAAATACAAAGGGAAGCAGATAATCTCAACCGGCAGCCTGACCAGGATACTTGAACCTCATACAATCCTGGGTGCATCAGCCTCACAAAAGAAACACGGAATAAATTTTTACACCTACGGACTGGGCTGGTTCATATACGATTACAATGGCAAAAAGATAGCAGAACATGATGGAGGAATGCCGGGTTATATCAGTAAAGTCACTTTGATTCCTGAACAGAAGATTTCGATAATTATTCTTAATAACGGGAATGATTTCTATATTAACAGTGCTCTGATAGGTGATCTTATGGATATTCTTGTGAAAGGAAAAGAATTTGACTGGATCGGGGAATATACGGCCATTAAAACACGGTCCGACTCTTATGAAGAAACAAGCAACAGGAAACGTATCGAAAGCCGGGTGGCTGGTACCAAACCTTCACTTGACCAGGCAGGATATATCGGTATTTTCCGTGATAAAAGCTATGGTGATGCGGAAATAAAAATTGATGGAGGTAAGCTCATACTTACTTTCCTTCCTTCAAAAACTGTTTTTACCGGTGAACTGGAACACTGGCATTACGACACTTTTAAGGTAGTTTTTAAGGATGAGTATCTCACATTTGGACTTATTACCTTCAGTTTTGACTCAGAAGGAAAGGTAACAGGATTCAAAATCGATCTGCCTTCCGGTGATTTTCATTTCTGGAATCTGGATTTCAGGAAGGTGTAG